A region from the Deinococcus multiflagellatus genome encodes:
- a CDS encoding GGDEF domain-containing protein, with protein MHVPAPPSASSDPADLSFRERRLLGRLVLPGGALAVGLPLWLHAASPYLGAFDQAALPLLFVVLTLLSVLSWTRLPLAWTETALVAALNSFVVLRLGALLADHTLAAGDRAALLSTTLPWTIVALMLNAWVFPGMAALRLNFMVLCGLVLCMLAWWPQGTGAAQRYLMTTLGELVMATLAVLAAQVVATRHSSLVTRLARQAMADAHTDVLTGLPNRRALMLSLEGLAGPLTMDGPRLVAALVDVDHFKRINDDHGHPRGDEVLRALAVQLRAHQPAGGVVGRYGGEEFLCLLHLPDETAALEFCERLRGRVSREPLAGLPITVSVGVAVMGAPVHGPTLLDAADEALYQAKRAGRNRVHLAAPVAERYERHRPAVMLK; from the coding sequence ATGCACGTCCCTGCGCCGCCGAGCGCGAGTTCCGACCCGGCGGATCTGTCCTTCCGGGAACGGCGGCTGCTGGGCCGTCTGGTGTTGCCGGGCGGCGCCCTGGCGGTGGGGCTGCCGCTGTGGCTGCACGCGGCGTCCCCGTATCTGGGCGCTTTTGATCAGGCCGCGCTGCCGCTGCTGTTTGTGGTGCTGACGCTGCTGTCGGTCCTGAGCTGGACCCGGCTGCCGCTGGCCTGGACCGAAACGGCCCTGGTGGCGGCGCTGAACAGCTTTGTGGTGCTGCGCCTGGGCGCCCTGCTGGCCGACCACACGCTGGCCGCTGGGGACCGCGCGGCGCTGCTGAGCACCACCCTGCCGTGGACCATTGTGGCCCTGATGCTCAATGCCTGGGTCTTTCCCGGCATGGCGGCGCTGCGGCTGAACTTTATGGTGCTGTGCGGCCTCGTGCTGTGCATGCTGGCGTGGTGGCCGCAGGGCACCGGGGCCGCGCAGCGCTACCTGATGACCACGTTGGGCGAACTGGTGATGGCCACCCTGGCGGTGCTGGCGGCGCAGGTGGTGGCCACGCGGCATTCCTCGCTGGTCACGCGGCTGGCCCGGCAGGCCATGGCCGACGCCCACACCGATGTGCTCACGGGGCTGCCCAACCGCCGCGCCCTGATGCTGTCGCTGGAGGGTCTGGCCGGGCCCCTCACGATGGACGGCCCCCGGCTGGTGGCGGCCCTGGTGGATGTGGACCACTTCAAGCGCATCAACGACGACCACGGGCACCCCCGGGGCGACGAGGTGCTGCGGGCGCTGGCGGTGCAGTTGCGGGCGCACCAGCCAGCGGGCGGCGTGGTGGGGCGCTACGGCGGCGAGGAGTTCCTGTGCCTGCTGCACCTGCCCGACGAAACCGCCGCACTGGAATTCTGCGAGCGGCTGCGCGGCCGGGTGTCGCGCGAGCCGCTGGCCGGGCTGCCCATCACGGTCAGCGTGGGTGTGGCGGTCATGGGCGCGCCCGTGCACGGCCCCACGCTGCTGGACGCCGCCGATGAAGCGCTGTACCAGGCCAAGCGCGCCGGGCGCAACCGCGTGCATCTGGCCGCCCCCGTGGCCGAGCGATACGAGCGCCACCGCCCTGCGGTGATGCTGAAATAG
- a CDS encoding helix-turn-helix domain-containing protein translates to MGFGSALKQAREAQGRTTQDVALHTKIRSDYLQALEDGQLHQLPERTFARSYLQRYARELGLDPAPLLAEFDRQVPLPPAPSAGMSRHSPARPGRRRPWPLLLAAGAAVVLLGGAAAWRLGRAPAPVAAPAPEPATQAPVTVRLTVSSVPSGARVYLDNRYLGTTPVRLFPLQARDRAQLRVELTGRAPLKEAVALARSRNLRATLNPAGQRSLLTDLNAPRPTPAPSAQVPQAAAPTPATPAPAAITMTFSGSSWTRVTDAQGRVLFEGTPAAGTVKTFQAGVTIRTGNAAAVLVSVQGAASAPLGRAGEVVTRTF, encoded by the coding sequence ATGGGGTTTGGCAGCGCGCTGAAACAGGCCAGGGAAGCGCAGGGACGCACCACGCAGGACGTGGCCCTGCACACCAAGATTCGCAGCGATTACCTGCAGGCCCTGGAAGATGGTCAGCTGCACCAGCTGCCCGAACGCACCTTTGCCCGCTCCTACCTGCAGCGCTATGCCCGCGAACTGGGGCTGGACCCGGCGCCGCTGCTGGCGGAATTTGACCGCCAGGTGCCGTTGCCGCCGGCACCCAGCGCGGGGATGTCGCGGCACTCGCCTGCGCGGCCCGGGCGGCGCAGGCCCTGGCCGCTGCTGCTGGCGGCGGGCGCCGCAGTGGTCCTGCTGGGCGGCGCGGCGGCGTGGCGCCTGGGCCGGGCCCCCGCCCCAGTGGCCGCGCCGGCCCCCGAACCAGCCACCCAGGCGCCGGTGACGGTTCGCCTGACGGTCAGCAGCGTGCCCAGCGGGGCGCGGGTGTACCTCGACAACCGCTATCTGGGCACCACCCCGGTTCGGCTGTTTCCCCTGCAGGCGCGCGACCGGGCGCAGTTGCGGGTGGAACTGACGGGCCGCGCGCCCCTCAAGGAGGCGGTGGCCCTGGCCCGCAGCCGCAATCTGCGCGCCACCCTGAACCCGGCCGGCCAGCGCAGTCTGCTGACCGACCTCAATGCGCCGCGCCCCACCCCCGCCCCCAGCGCCCAGGTGCCCCAGGCCGCGGCGCCCACGCCCGCCACCCCGGCCCCCGCCGCCATCACCATGACGTTCTCTGGCTCCTCATGGACCCGGGTGACAGACGCCCAGGGCCGGGTGCTGTTTGAGGGCACCCCGGCCGCCGGCACCGTCAAGACCTTTCAGGCGGGCGTGACCATTCGTACCGGGAACGCGGCGGCGGTCCTGGTGAGCGTGCAGGGCGCGGCCTCGGCGCCGCTGGGCCGGGCGGGCGAGGTGGTCACCCGCACGTTCTGA
- a CDS encoding ABC transporter permease, which translates to MTHDSHSRPSGVAARIAMIVSAVAILGLLLTPLATLGRGGDADAALLHLSGAVYNLTSNAQIPLPPSGAVLPLAWGALAALAATLFGAWRRARWFWIPALVAFVLATAAVLVLGRALDTETTRVLADTALRPGTKRQLRNFYASGGMNLGLFLPALAGLIAAGAGLSHVPRWWETFNRLRALLVPFTAIGLAILVGAAVVLAVQPAINTSSAPLTLWTGWLAKTDLVYFVYSSLFAPVTAVQSLLDSLKLATPLIFTGLSVAFAFRTGLFNIGAPGQLTMGAIAAMLVGVYGPPSLGWGLLILSVLAAGAGGALWGAIPGFLKARFGSSEVINTIMLNYIASAIFIFMIGSETYPFLGKTYPLPFKAEGSNPESELIQGQAQLRPLLEVLNVGQNGTVALSIGLLVAAAAFFITRIAMRGHRLRSLIAAAAAVVLGALTWRIGIPVEVAGSQLNGAFLIALACVALFGVLMWRTATGYALRAVGLSPKAAEYGGISVARNTILAMTIAGMFAGLAGTHYVNGGALDQYRLKQNMPVNVGFDGIAVALMGQSTPAGVVAASVLFGTVDTGGVNVTTKLQKVNSDIVTVLKALIVLFIAAGGFLSRRITEPPAAALSGPSSSAPNMATNAVAHRQMHIPNDGSK; encoded by the coding sequence GTGACCCACGATTCTCACTCTCGCCCGTCTGGCGTCGCGGCGCGGATCGCCATGATCGTCAGCGCGGTTGCCATTCTGGGGCTGCTGCTCACTCCCCTTGCCACGCTGGGCCGCGGGGGCGACGCGGACGCGGCGCTGCTTCATCTGAGCGGCGCGGTGTACAACCTGACCAGCAATGCCCAGATTCCCCTGCCCCCCAGCGGCGCGGTGCTACCGCTGGCGTGGGGCGCCCTGGCCGCCCTGGCCGCCACCCTCTTCGGCGCGTGGCGCCGGGCACGCTGGTTCTGGATTCCGGCCCTGGTGGCCTTTGTGCTGGCCACCGCGGCGGTGCTGGTGCTGGGACGCGCCCTGGACACCGAAACCACCCGCGTGCTGGCCGACACCGCCCTGCGCCCCGGCACCAAGCGGCAGCTGCGCAACTTCTATGCCAGCGGCGGCATGAACCTGGGCCTCTTTCTGCCGGCCCTGGCGGGCCTGATCGCCGCCGGCGCCGGTCTGAGCCACGTGCCGCGCTGGTGGGAGACGTTTAACCGCCTGCGCGCCCTGCTCGTGCCCTTTACGGCCATTGGCCTCGCCATTCTGGTGGGGGCCGCCGTGGTGCTGGCGGTGCAGCCCGCCATCAACACCAGCAGCGCGCCCCTGACCCTCTGGACCGGCTGGCTGGCCAAGACCGACCTGGTGTATTTCGTGTATTCCTCGCTGTTTGCGCCGGTCACGGCGGTGCAGTCGCTGCTTGACAGCCTGAAACTCGCCACCCCGCTGATTTTCACGGGCCTGTCGGTGGCGTTCGCTTTTCGCACGGGCCTCTTTAACATCGGCGCGCCGGGGCAGCTGACCATGGGGGCCATTGCGGCCATGCTGGTGGGCGTCTATGGCCCGCCCAGCCTGGGCTGGGGCCTCTTGATCTTGAGTGTGCTGGCTGCCGGCGCGGGCGGGGCGCTGTGGGGGGCCATTCCCGGCTTCCTCAAGGCGCGCTTTGGCTCCAGCGAAGTGATCAACACGATCATGCTCAACTACATTGCCTCGGCCATCTTCATCTTCATGATCGGCAGCGAAACCTACCCCTTCCTGGGCAAGACCTATCCTCTGCCCTTCAAGGCCGAAGGCTCCAACCCCGAGAGTGAACTGATTCAGGGGCAGGCCCAGCTGCGGCCACTGCTGGAAGTGCTGAATGTGGGCCAGAACGGCACGGTGGCCCTGAGCATCGGGCTGCTGGTGGCTGCCGCCGCGTTCTTCATCACGCGGATCGCCATGCGCGGCCACCGCCTGCGCTCGCTGATCGCGGCGGCGGCGGCCGTGGTGCTCGGCGCGCTGACGTGGCGCATTGGGATTCCGGTGGAGGTGGCCGGCAGCCAGCTGAACGGCGCTTTCCTGATTGCCCTGGCCTGCGTGGCCCTCTTCGGCGTGCTGATGTGGCGCACCGCCACCGGGTACGCCCTGCGCGCCGTGGGCCTGTCGCCCAAAGCCGCGGAATACGGCGGCATCAGCGTGGCCCGCAACACCATCCTGGCCATGACCATCGCCGGGATGTTCGCGGGGCTTGCCGGCACGCACTACGTCAACGGCGGCGCGCTGGACCAGTACCGCCTGAAGCAGAACATGCCCGTGAACGTGGGCTTTGACGGCATCGCCGTGGCCCTGATGGGCCAGAGCACCCCGGCCGGGGTGGTGGCCGCCAGCGTGCTGTTCGGCACGGTGGACACCGGCGGCGTGAACGTGACCACCAAGCTGCAGAAGGTCAACAGCGACATCGTGACGGTGCTCAAGGCCCTGATCGTGCTGTTTATCGCGGCCGGCGGGTTCCTCAGCCGGCGTATCACGGAGCCGCCCGCCGCGGCCCTCAGTGGGCCCAGCTCATCGGCGCCCAACATGGCCACCAACGCCGTCGCGCACCGCCAGATGCACATCCCCAACGACGGGAGCAAGTAA
- the rpsD gene encoding 30S ribosomal protein S4, producing MGRFRGSITKQSRREGINLAETEKVQKYLDRRPYAPGQHGQRRGRGRPSDYSVRLREKQKLARLYGIGEKQFRNLFEEAANVPGVTGTVFLQLLERRLDNVVFRMGFASTRRQARQFVGHGHILVNGKRVDIPSYRVKIGDEITVAEVARKIGFIQENMEAQKRRRVSPWVELDAENFKGTFSRLPAREDLALPINENFIIEYYSR from the coding sequence ATGGGTCGTTTCCGTGGTTCCATTACCAAGCAGAGCCGCCGCGAAGGCATCAACCTCGCGGAGACCGAGAAAGTCCAGAAGTATCTGGACCGCCGCCCCTACGCGCCCGGCCAGCACGGCCAGCGCCGTGGCCGTGGCCGTCCCAGCGACTACTCGGTGCGCCTGCGCGAAAAGCAGAAGCTCGCCCGCCTGTACGGCATTGGCGAAAAGCAGTTCCGTAACCTCTTCGAGGAAGCGGCCAACGTCCCCGGCGTGACCGGCACCGTGTTCCTGCAGCTGCTGGAGCGCCGCCTGGACAACGTGGTGTTCCGCATGGGCTTTGCCAGCACCCGCCGTCAGGCCCGCCAGTTCGTGGGCCACGGCCACATCCTGGTCAACGGCAAGCGCGTGGACATCCCCAGCTACCGCGTCAAGATCGGCGACGAGATTACCGTTGCTGAAGTGGCGCGCAAGATCGGCTTTATTCAGGAGAACATGGAAGCGCAAAAGCGCCGCCGCGTCAGCCCCTGGGTCGAACTGGACGCCGAGAACTTCAAGGGCACCTTCTCCCGCCTGCCTGCGCGTGAAGACCTCGCCCTGCCCATCAACGAGAACTTCATCATCGAGTACTACTCGCGCTAA
- a CDS encoding GGDEF domain-containing protein: MPDSLPQRLHRSRQVAVVTSCLAYVLYALLTALIDPPGAFPVAYNVPKYWAALVALGTVGAVVFSPASLRRIYMVTTAGYVLAAVVEIPRAVAWGDMPMHLSLWLTMNILVSYLVFGSRFGTALNIAGIAIMLVSLVVNGPVAAPNLADWVTASIVMGATGIMAYVLMSFIENNLSRHREDNERLRAARLDAVTEVMGRGAIEEELERAVQHAAQARTPLSIIVTDIDHFKRVNDEHGHAVGDDVLRATAKRLRRSVSGSGGLVGRWGGEEFLVLLPGVAKTDALAVAERLRGEVSAEPVAGLQVTASFGVASMRGPHDSIDAIFSRADSAMYHAKRAGRNAVR; this comes from the coding sequence GTGCCTGACTCTCTGCCCCAGCGGTTGCACCGCAGCCGGCAGGTGGCCGTGGTCACGTCCTGCCTGGCGTATGTGCTCTACGCCCTGCTCACGGCGCTGATTGATCCGCCGGGGGCTTTTCCGGTTGCCTACAACGTGCCCAAATACTGGGCGGCGCTCGTGGCGCTGGGCACCGTGGGCGCGGTGGTGTTCTCGCCCGCCTCCCTGCGGCGGATCTACATGGTGACCACGGCCGGGTATGTCCTGGCGGCGGTGGTAGAAATTCCGCGCGCGGTGGCCTGGGGCGACATGCCCATGCACCTGAGCCTGTGGCTCACCATGAACATTCTGGTGTCCTATCTGGTGTTTGGCTCGCGCTTTGGCACGGCGCTGAACATTGCGGGCATTGCCATCATGCTGGTCAGTCTGGTGGTCAATGGCCCGGTGGCCGCGCCCAATCTGGCCGACTGGGTCACGGCCAGCATCGTGATGGGCGCCACCGGGATCATGGCGTACGTGCTCATGTCGTTTATTGAAAACAACCTCTCGCGCCACCGTGAAGACAATGAGCGTCTGCGCGCCGCGCGGCTGGACGCCGTGACCGAGGTCATGGGGCGCGGCGCCATCGAAGAGGAACTGGAACGCGCCGTGCAGCACGCCGCCCAGGCCCGCACGCCGCTGAGCATCATCGTGACCGACATTGACCACTTCAAGCGGGTCAATGACGAGCATGGCCACGCGGTGGGCGACGATGTGCTGCGGGCCACGGCCAAACGGCTGCGGCGCAGCGTGAGCGGTTCGGGCGGCCTGGTGGGGCGCTGGGGCGGCGAGGAATTTCTTGTGCTGCTGCCCGGCGTGGCCAAGACCGACGCCCTGGCCGTGGCCGAGCGCCTGCGCGGCGAGGTCAGCGCCGAGCCGGTGGCCGGGCTGCAGGTGACCGCCAGCTTCGGGGTGGCCTCGATGCGCGGGCCACACGATTCGATTGACGCCATTTTCAGCCGCGCGGACAGCGCCATGTACCACGCCAAGCGCGCTGGCCGCAACGCCGTGCGCTGA
- the rpsK gene encoding 30S ribosomal protein S11: protein MAKSTKGKTPRRARRNISAGRAYVHASYNNTIVTITDLEGNSVAWSSGGTIGYKGSKKGTPYAAQLAAADAVKKAVQTFGMNVVDVIVRGSGSGREQAIRAIQASGIEVKSIMDDTPVPHNGCRPKKKFRA from the coding sequence ATGGCGAAGAGCACCAAAGGCAAGACCCCGCGCCGCGCCCGGCGCAACATCAGCGCTGGCCGCGCGTACGTGCACGCCAGCTACAACAACACCATCGTGACCATCACCGACCTCGAAGGCAACTCTGTGGCCTGGTCGAGCGGCGGCACGATTGGCTACAAGGGCAGCAAGAAGGGCACCCCCTACGCCGCCCAGCTGGCCGCCGCCGACGCCGTGAAAAAGGCCGTGCAGACCTTCGGCATGAACGTGGTGGACGTGATTGTGCGCGGCTCGGGCTCCGGCCGCGAGCAGGCCATCCGCGCCATTCAGGCGTCGGGCATTGAAGTGAAGTCCATCATGGACGACACCCCCGTGCCCCACAACGGCTGCCGCCCCAAGAAGAAGTTCCGCGCCTAA
- the ndk gene encoding nucleoside-diphosphate kinase, with amino-acid sequence MERTFAMIKPDGVRRGLTPEILKRIQHKGYRIVGLKQMVIARETAEAHYGEHKERPFFGELVDFITGGPVVAIALEGENAIAGWRAMMGATNPANAAPGTIRADFATTTGENVTHGSDSPESAQRELALFFQDGELLA; translated from the coding sequence ATGGAACGCACCTTTGCCATGATCAAGCCCGACGGCGTGCGCCGCGGCCTGACCCCCGAGATTCTCAAGCGCATTCAGCACAAGGGCTACCGCATTGTGGGCCTCAAGCAGATGGTGATTGCCCGCGAAACCGCCGAGGCCCACTACGGCGAGCACAAGGAGCGGCCCTTTTTCGGTGAGCTGGTGGACTTCATCACGGGCGGCCCCGTGGTGGCCATCGCCCTGGAAGGCGAGAATGCCATCGCCGGCTGGCGCGCCATGATGGGCGCCACCAACCCCGCCAACGCCGCTCCTGGCACCATCCGCGCCGACTTCGCCACCACCACGGGCGAGAACGTGACCCACGGCAGCGACAGCCCGGAAAGCGCCCAGCGCGAACTGGCGCTGTTCTTCCAGGACGGCGAACTGCTCGCCTGA
- the rplQ gene encoding 50S ribosomal protein L17, translating into MRHGKAGRKLNRNSSSRVALARAQATALLREGRIQTTLTKAKELRPYVEKLITTAKGGDLHARRLVARDIQDTAVVRKVMDEVAPKYADRQGGYTRILRVGTRRGDGVTMALIELV; encoded by the coding sequence ATGCGTCACGGTAAAGCCGGTCGCAAGCTCAACCGCAACAGCAGCAGCCGCGTGGCCCTGGCCCGTGCCCAGGCCACCGCCCTGCTGCGCGAGGGCCGTATCCAGACGACCCTCACCAAGGCCAAAGAGCTGCGCCCCTACGTTGAGAAGCTGATCACCACCGCCAAGGGCGGCGATCTGCACGCCCGCCGCCTCGTGGCCCGCGATATCCAGGACACCGCCGTTGTGCGCAAGGTCATGGACGAAGTGGCGCCCAAGTACGCCGACCGCCAGGGGGGCTACACCCGCATTCTGCGCGTGGGCACCCGCCGCGGCGACGGCGTGACCATGGCCCTGATCGAACTCGTCTGA
- a CDS encoding AI-2E family transporter, producing MTRPTRPPPLPTSANAFQYVWRSPWIRVLVFLLAFYLLYGFVGQVRTVIVDFAVAFLIAYLANPLLNWLEKGKVKRGLGVFFVILIFVALFSLAGILLATVSAQLITLFQKLPDQIGSLGDTLDRVSAWLSARGVPGMDDARDRLITAAQTYVQNIGRNIVPILQNALNSTGTLLSGLLSIGGMVGQILLILLMSIYLMLDYSRVNAALLAIFPRPWQPRVLEFSELTGTAVGGYVRGQLLIAAFIGVFVWVGLTLVGIPSAAAIGFLAGAFNIVPYLGPIIGATPAILLALTLPGAWLKIVFVIVVFVAANQIEGNFLSPYILSKTTDLHPITVLVAILIGASLLGFAGALLAVPTVALGKLALHRYYYPSRIYTEGP from the coding sequence GTGACCCGCCCCACCCGTCCACCCCCGTTGCCCACCTCCGCCAACGCCTTTCAGTACGTCTGGCGAAGCCCCTGGATTCGCGTGCTGGTGTTCCTCCTGGCGTTTTACCTGCTGTACGGCTTCGTGGGCCAGGTGCGCACCGTCATCGTTGATTTCGCCGTGGCCTTTCTCATCGCCTACCTTGCCAATCCCCTGCTGAACTGGCTGGAAAAGGGAAAGGTCAAACGCGGCCTGGGCGTCTTTTTCGTCATTCTGATTTTCGTGGCCCTCTTCAGCTTGGCGGGGATTCTGCTGGCCACCGTCTCGGCGCAGCTGATCACCCTGTTCCAGAAATTGCCGGATCAGATCGGCTCGCTGGGTGACACGCTGGACCGGGTGTCGGCGTGGCTGAGTGCGCGCGGGGTACCAGGGATGGACGACGCCCGCGACCGCCTGATCACCGCCGCCCAGACCTACGTGCAAAACATTGGCCGCAACATCGTGCCCATCCTGCAAAATGCCCTGAATTCCACCGGCACCTTGCTGAGCGGCCTTCTCTCCATTGGCGGCATGGTGGGCCAGATTCTGCTGATTCTGCTCATGAGCATTTACCTGATGCTGGACTACAGCCGGGTCAACGCGGCGCTGCTGGCCATTTTCCCCCGGCCCTGGCAGCCGCGCGTGCTGGAATTCAGCGAACTGACCGGTACAGCGGTGGGCGGCTACGTGCGCGGACAACTACTGATTGCGGCGTTTATCGGCGTCTTCGTGTGGGTGGGCCTGACCCTGGTGGGCATTCCCAGCGCCGCGGCCATCGGCTTTCTGGCGGGGGCCTTTAATATCGTGCCGTACCTGGGGCCCATCATTGGCGCCACACCAGCGATTCTGCTGGCCCTCACGCTGCCCGGCGCGTGGCTGAAGATCGTCTTTGTGATCGTGGTCTTCGTGGCCGCCAACCAGATTGAGGGCAATTTCCTCAGCCCCTATATCCTCAGCAAGACCACCGATCTTCACCCCATCACCGTGCTGGTGGCCATCCTGATTGGCGCCTCGCTGCTGGGCTTTGCTGGCGCCCTGCTGGCCGTGCCCACGGTGGCCCTGGGCAAACTGGCCCTGCACCGCTACTACTATCCCAGCCGCATTTACACCGAAGGGCCGTAG
- a CDS encoding ABC transporter permease, with the protein MDSLFAQLLTTAFLATFIRSVVPLLLTALGGLFSERAGVVNIALEGLIIFGALAGAVVAELLGPSLGAAAPWVGWLAAAVVGGLIAAIHAVLSIRYRADQVISGTAINLLANGVPAVLLTALYGVSNESPKVANALPLWGFGDLRFSPPVYFAFLAVAITWYVMYRTPYGLRLRATGEQPGAAASMGVNVKRMRYSAVILSGVLAGTAGAFLSIGNLDSYVRNISAGAGFIALAALIFGQWKPLGVLAATLLFGFLQALSIALGGTDLLPPALVSALPYLITILALVFTGRSRAPKALGRPYDG; encoded by the coding sequence ATGGACAGCCTTTTCGCACAGCTTCTGACCACGGCCTTTCTGGCCACCTTTATCCGCAGCGTTGTGCCGCTGCTGCTCACTGCCCTGGGGGGCCTGTTCAGCGAGCGCGCCGGCGTGGTGAACATCGCCCTGGAAGGCCTGATTATCTTCGGCGCGCTGGCCGGCGCGGTTGTCGCGGAACTGCTCGGGCCCAGCCTTGGGGCCGCGGCCCCCTGGGTGGGCTGGCTGGCCGCAGCGGTGGTGGGCGGCCTGATAGCGGCCATCCACGCCGTGCTCAGCATCCGCTACCGCGCCGATCAGGTCATCAGCGGCACGGCGATCAACCTGCTGGCCAACGGGGTGCCCGCCGTGCTGCTCACTGCCCTGTACGGCGTGTCCAACGAAAGCCCCAAGGTGGCCAATGCCCTGCCCCTGTGGGGCTTTGGTGACCTGCGTTTCTCGCCGCCCGTGTACTTCGCCTTTCTGGCGGTGGCGATCACGTGGTACGTGATGTACCGCACGCCCTACGGCCTGCGCCTGCGCGCCACAGGCGAGCAGCCCGGCGCCGCCGCCAGCATGGGCGTGAACGTCAAGCGCATGCGCTACAGCGCCGTGATTCTCTCGGGGGTGCTCGCCGGCACCGCCGGGGCGTTCCTCAGCATTGGCAACCTGGATTCGTACGTGCGCAACATCAGTGCGGGCGCGGGCTTTATCGCCTTGGCCGCCCTGATCTTTGGGCAGTGGAAGCCGCTGGGCGTGCTGGCCGCCACGCTGCTGTTCGGCTTCCTGCAGGCGCTGTCCATTGCCCTGGGCGGCACCGACCTGCTGCCGCCCGCCCTGGTGAGCGCCCTGCCCTACCTGATCACCATTCTGGCCCTGGTGTTCACGGGCCGCAGCCGCGCGCCCAAGGCGCTGGGCCGGCCCTACGACGGCTGA
- a CDS encoding DNA-directed RNA polymerase subunit alpha translates to MDQKRPQLKARVDGDYGEFVLEPLTRGYGVTIGNPIRRILMSSIPGTAVTSVYIEDVLHEFSTIPGVKEDVIQIILNLKELVVKFHAPGPKTLTLRAQGEGVVRASAFEVPSDAEIVNPDLVIATLAEDGKLVMEVRVEEGEGYVPADKHATKDRINSIPVDAVFSPVRRVAYHVENTRVGQQTDLDRLILRVWTDGSTGPQDALDKAVEILRDELTVFGNVETLPAAAPEYQQPVYTPAPSAPNVYDLPPATGSVNLNPGDYPAELDTPRVTLEGLGLTTRVLHSLKEEGIDSVDALCALSDRDLKKVPGIGERSLDEIKQQLAQFGLALRD, encoded by the coding sequence GTGGATCAAAAGCGCCCTCAACTCAAAGCCCGCGTGGACGGCGACTACGGCGAATTCGTCCTGGAGCCGCTCACGCGCGGTTACGGCGTCACCATCGGGAACCCCATCCGGCGCATCCTGATGTCCTCGATCCCGGGCACAGCTGTCACCAGCGTGTACATCGAGGACGTCCTGCACGAGTTCTCCACCATCCCTGGCGTCAAGGAAGACGTCATCCAGATCATCCTGAACCTCAAGGAACTCGTGGTGAAGTTCCACGCCCCCGGGCCCAAGACCCTGACCCTGCGCGCGCAGGGCGAGGGCGTGGTGCGCGCCAGTGCCTTTGAGGTCCCCAGCGACGCGGAAATCGTCAACCCTGACCTCGTGATCGCCACGCTGGCCGAAGACGGCAAGCTGGTGATGGAGGTGCGCGTGGAAGAAGGCGAAGGCTACGTGCCCGCCGACAAGCACGCCACCAAGGACCGCATCAACTCCATTCCGGTGGACGCGGTGTTCTCGCCGGTGCGCCGGGTGGCCTACCATGTGGAAAACACCCGCGTGGGCCAGCAGACCGACCTGGACCGCCTGATTCTGCGCGTCTGGACCGACGGCTCAACCGGGCCCCAGGACGCGCTGGACAAGGCTGTGGAGATTCTGCGCGACGAACTGACCGTGTTCGGCAACGTGGAAACCCTGCCGGCCGCCGCCCCTGAGTACCAGCAGCCGGTCTACACCCCCGCGCCCAGCGCGCCCAACGTGTACGACCTGCCGCCCGCCACCGGCAGCGTGAACCTGAACCCCGGCGACTACCCCGCCGAACTGGACACGCCCCGCGTGACCCTCGAAGGCCTGGGCCTGACCACCCGCGTGCTGCATTCCCTCAAGGAAGAAGGCATCGACTCGGTGGACGCCCTGTGCGCCCTGTCCGACCGCGACCTGAAGAAGGTGCCCGGCATTGGCGAGCGCAGCCTCGATGAAATCAAGCAGCAACTGGCCCAGTTTGGCCTGGCGCTGCGCGACTGA